The Coffea arabica cultivar ET-39 chromosome 8e, Coffea Arabica ET-39 HiFi, whole genome shotgun sequence genome window below encodes:
- the LOC113703406 gene encoding uncharacterized protein At4g17910-like, with amino-acid sequence MKKNDDEVAGNKSLRAVVAVMVVDFLILLVPFSLFLTVLSEWICVITTLLILLLLISFSARRFRSSFQESGVFSFRTNISSYVGCYGVIAADACHVLVYFGC; translated from the exons atgaagaaaaatgatgatgaaGTTGCTGGAAATAAGAGCCTGAGGGCTGTTGTTGCTGTGATGGTTGTAGATTTCCTCATCCTCCTTgtcccattttctttatttcttact GTTTTGTCTGAATGGATATGTGTGATTACAACTTTGCTGATCTTGTTGCTGCTTATCTCTTTTTCAGCTAGAAG ATTTAGATCTTCTTTTCAGGAAAGTGGTGTCTTTTCTTTTAGGACAAATATCTCATCTTACGTTGGTTGCTATG GTGTAATCGCTGCAGATGCTTGCCACGTGCTTGTGTATTTTGGCTGTTGA
- the LOC113703992 gene encoding uncharacterized protein, giving the protein MAKFKVLSVVFFVLLAVGVCVAGRALLSHEEDAVAGYVHGGIGVDIGGNVAGGHGGGGGYGGGGGYAGSNGYAGGAGSGGGSGGGYGAAGGEHGGVAGGGGAGGGKGGGGGYTAGGEHGGGYGGGGGEGGGAGYGAGGAKGGGGGAGGGNGGGGGYTAGGEHGGGYGGGGGEGGGAGYGAGGAKGGGGGGGGGGGGGGGGSAGKGGGYGGGEGGGSGGGYGAGGEHGGAYGGGGGHGGGGGGGYNGGAGGGGYGSGGGAGGGAGGAHGGAYGGGEGGGAGGGGGYAAGGEHAGGYGGGAGGGEGGGHGGYAP; this is encoded by the coding sequence ATGGCTAAGTTCAAAGTTCTCAGTGTAGTTTTCTTCGTGCTATTGGCTGTAGGTGTATGTGTTGCGGGCAGAGCACTCCTTTCACATGAAGAGGATGCCGTTGCTGGCTACGTTCATGGAGGCATCGGTGTTGATATTGGTGGCAATGTAGCTGGAGGACACGGTGGCGGTGGAGGTTATGGTGGAGGTGGCGGCTATGCAGGGTCAAATGGTTATGCAGGCGGTGCAGGAAGTGGAGGGGGTAGTGGTGGTGGATATGGAGCTGCTGGGGGAGAACATGGTGGTGTTGCTGGTGGTGGTGGTGCAGGTGGAGGAAAAGGTGGTGGAGGTGGCTATACTGCAGGAGGGGAGCATGGTGGTGGATATGGAGGTGGAGGAGGTGAAGGTGGAGGTGCAGGGTACGGTGCAGGAGGTGCaaaaggtggtggtggtggtgcagGTGGAGGAAATGGTGGTGGAGGTGGCTATACTGCAGGAGGAGAGCATGGAGGTGGATATGGGGGTGGAGGAGGTGAAGGTGGAGGTGCAGGATACGGTGCAGGAGGTGCaaaaggtggtggtggtggaggagggggtggtggaggtggtggtggcggtggTAGTGCCGGAAAAGGTGGTGGATATGGTGGAGGCGAAGGAGGAGGCAGTGGCGGAGGGTATGGCGCTGGCGGAGAACATGGTGGTGCATATGGTGGTGGGGGTGGACATGGGGGTGGCGGAGGAGGTGGTTATAATGGAGGAGCCGGAGGTGGTGGATATGGCAGTGGAGGCGGCGCCGGAGGCGGCGCAGGAGGAGCTCATGGTGGAGCATATGGTGGCGGTGAAGGAGGTGGTGCTGGTGGTGGAGGCGGGTATGCTGCAGGAGGTGAACATGCAGGAGGGTACGGAGGAGGAGCAGGGGGTGGAGAAGGTGGCGGACACGGTGGCTATGCCCCTTGA